In Saccharomyces paradoxus chromosome IV, complete sequence, the DNA window GCCATACCTTTTGCATTCTGCATCACTTTCTGTAAACTCTCATTACTCGAATTTGTCAAAGaggcttcttttcttgtggTTTGGAGACTATCAGCTTTCTTGTCCTTTAACCTACCAGTATTATTTATGTGGCAGTTTTCAAATCCTTTGGCCAAAGTTTCCATTTCTGAGTGGTCTTGATGGTCCATCATACTTCCCCCTGAAACAACAGACTTGATAGATTCATTCCTTGGAGAAAAGTAACCTTCTATGGCAACATCACTAGAGCCCACTTCGGCAGGTGAAGGAGTTTTATTTACAATTCTAAAGCTTTGTGAACTATCGGATGCTTTTGGCTGCTTTGGAAGCGCCGTTTTCTTTTGGGATGGTATGTTTGCTGGTGCTACACTGCCTTTCAAACTACCTCGATTAACCAATTTATTGCCTGCCGGGATTGGTCTTTGTTCATCCTCGCTGCTACTCTCTTCTTCGCTATCTGAATTGAATATGAAGTTTCCCGAAGAAGAATTGCGCTTCAACGGATACGGCCTAACAGCCAGTTGTGCATCTTTGCTTTCGTCAGTTTTACCCGCTATGAAATTGGTAGGAATTTTTTGCTGTGAAAGAGTTGCTGAAGAAAGCGACGGTTGTGCCAGATCACATAAGGAATTGGTAGATCCCGATTTTCCAAGCGACAATGTTCTCCTCAGTGATAGTCCTTCATCATGGTTATCGTCTACCGCTTggtcatcgtcatcatcttcttcttcttcgtcatcgCTACTATTATATTGTGAGTCTTCAATAAATTGCTGTTCGCTATCTGAAGAAGAGCTGTAATTGTCGTCGTCATATAACAGCATATGTGATCCATGTTGACGAGTTGTATTATTCGTTGAAGCTTTCTGTAGTTGTGGAGAATGCTTTTCCTTGGATTCCACAGCATTGTTGAATTCATAGTTAGATGCATTGTCATCTGCAATAGCTGTTTGTAGGTCCATTCCTTCAGGAACATCTACGATGTCACATGAATCTACTGGCAAAAAACTAGAGGTATCGCCAGTGTAAACCGAATTATAATCGTATATGTAATCATAGCCTCTAGAGGTATTGACGTTATGCGAGACGGCATTACCATAGCCATTGAACTCGCCATTATCAGATTCTTCATCCGATCCATAATTCAAAGTTGTATCAGGAAGCAACTTTATTATGGGGCGCACGTGAGCTCTTGAGGTGGTAGATGAAGCTACAGAGGAATTATCCGTTATTGGTGAATGAACTCCAGAATCGGACCTCCTCGAAAACCTTGCATTTATGTAAAGGCCGCCatgttcttcatcatccGAATGagatgacgatgatgatggtgagGACGTATCATCATCGCTAGTATCCTTGTTAAAGCGCTCAGGTGCAGAATTGACTGGAATAGATTTATGCTGAGTGGCTAGCAATGGAGTCCTGTTGTTGTTTATTGTTGTAACATTCGCATTGTTATTAACGTCAACATATTGTCTATTTTCACCATCACTTTCATCGTCTTCTGATTGTGATGCTGGATATCGTAGCGCCATACATTGTTCCACTCTGTCATTGAAATGTATATGTCTATTCTTAGTAGGCTTGTTGGATTTTTCACTCGGACTTGAAGTTAATATTGACGATAATCCAATTGAATggttttcattatctttaTTTGAGCAAGATTTTGATGAGAGGAACCTGTTAGTATCAGAAGAATCCAGATTTTCGTCTAAATGACTCTTAACACGATCGTTGGTATTATTCTCCAGTATGCTTTTGTCCGATTGTGCTGTTGACGGATTGTTTTGAACGCGAAGCGCTGATTTTAGATGCAGGTCTTCTTTTCCCTCGTCATTGCCAACATTCGGATTTACTCCCAGAGAATTCGGTATAGTATaattatcttttttatcaGAAGATTGACCATTCAAACTAACGCTACTATTCgaattttttggataatGATAGTACTGGGCATTAACTTGAGCAGCTAAAGCATCAAAATCGTCATGGACGTTTTTATTGCCATTGGGATCCATTATTACCGAAGCATGCTTCATTTCTGTCATGTGTTTTCTTGCCTCATTCAGTTTCCATAAAGCATTATCCTCTATAATTTCTGTGACGgttctcttctttaaaattgGTTTGGGAGCAGCTGTGAGGGACTTTGACTTTTTAGTCGGCATTGAAATTCTCTTggaattttcatcatctgaGCCGTAGCCCCTTTCTAGATcatgttcttcttcactttGGGCGTTATTTTCAGAATCCCTTATAATAGGACCATATAGCCATGTTACATCAGAATCCTTTGACCAATTAACTACTTCAGGTGACActgttttcaaattgtttcTCGCTTTTGCCCATGTTCTCCATGAGGCGTTTTCTAATCTAGCGGCATTGACTAAATCGACgtctcttttctttttctttagaatAATATATTTCCAAGAATTAGAGATTTCAGATTCTTTCCATTCGTGTGACAGATAATCAACATGTCTTTCTGGTTCTACCACTACATCATTATCATCTTGTGGCATTAAGTAGCTATCGTTATCCGCAGGCGGTGGAGAAACGGAGGTTGAGTGTTCCTGATAGTCATCATCATAATCATCATCTGAAGAATTGCTTGAAGAATTATCAGATGAGTTGTCATAATATTCATTGTCGTTACCATATAGGTCGTCTGGCCTTCCTAACAGTTTTTTAGTAGGATCAATATATTCGTCGAGAAGACCCATCGACCTTGTTCTTTTAAGGTTGAAAGTTGATTTATGgaaatcatcatcgtttTTTGCTTGAACAGCCATCGATACTGAAGGCCCCatatcttcatcgtcgTTGTCGTTATCGTTACCAGCAACTTTGACATCACTTTTGCTATTACTTTCATGGCTAGCATTTCTATTTACATGCTCATTTTTAGTATCTTTCTTACCGGCGAAGTAATTTGCTAGATTTGTTGACATTTTTTAGATTTTTCCTTATCTTgtcttctttaatatcctttttttaggATTTATAAACTTCAAGCctattatctttttcttccccTTGCTTC includes these proteins:
- the REG1 gene encoding protein phosphatase regulator REG1 (Regulatory subunit of type 1 protein phosphatase Glc7p~similar to YDR028C), whose amino-acid sequence is MSTNLANYFAGKKDTKNEHVNRNASHESNSKSDVKVAGNDNDNDDEDMGPSVSMAVQAKNDDDFHKSTFNLKRTRSMGLLDEYIDPTKKLLGRPDDLYGNDNEYYDNSSDNSSSNSSDDDYDDDYQEHSTSVSPPPADNDSYLMPQDDNDVVVEPERHVDYLSHEWKESEISNSWKYIILKKKKRDVDLVNAARLENASWRTWAKARNNLKTVSPEVVNWSKDSDVTWLYGPIIRDSENNAQSEEEHDLERGYGSDDENSKRISMPTKKSKSLTAAPKPILKKRTVTEIIEDNALWKLNEARKHMTEMKHASVIMDPNGNKNVHDDFDALAAQVNAQYYHYPKNSNSSVSLNGQSSDKKDNYTIPNSLGVNPNVGNDEGKEDLHLKSALRVQNNPSTAQSDKSILENNTNDRVKSHLDENLDSSDTNRFLSSKSCSNKDNENHSIGLSSILTSSPSEKSNKPTKNRHIHFNDRVEQCMALRYPASQSEDDESDGENRQYVDVNNNANVTTINNNRTPLLATQHKSIPVNSAPERFNKDTSDDDTSSPSSSSSHSDDEEHGGLYINARFSRRSDSGVHSPITDNSSVASSTTSRAHVRPIIKLLPDTTLNYGSDEESDNGEFNGYGNAVSHNVNTSRGYDYIYDYNSVYTGDTSSFLPVDSCDIVDVPEGMDLQTAIADDNASNYEFNNAVESKEKHSPQLQKASTNNTTRQHGSHMLLYDDDNYSSSSDSEQQFIEDSQYNSSDDEEEEDDDDDQAVDDNHDEGLSLRRTLSLGKSGSTNSLCDLAQPSLSSATLSQQKIPTNFIAGKTDESKDAQLAVRPYPLKRNSSSGNFIFNSDSEEESSSEDEQRPIPAGNKLVNRGSLKGSVAPANIPSQKKTALPKQPKASDSSQSFRIVNKTPSPAEVGSSDVAIEGYFSPRNESIKSVVSGGSMMDHQDHSEMETLAKGFENCHINNTGRLKDKKADSLQTTRKEASLTNSSNESLQKVMQNAKGMASKYLHSWKRSDVKPQENGNDSS